The genome window CACAGCACCATAAATCTGCAGCCAGGGGCAGATAATGTGGATTCTATAACAGTTGTAATACAATAATGATAGAAATagaggattttaaaaaaagaggttttGGAGAAGCTGTTTGTTTGATCGCATCAATCTGTTCATCAGTCACAattcagtttataaaatgtcacattatgAATCTTACAAGAAACCATTTGAGGTAGAAGAAAGGAGCCTGTGATGCACAGGATTGATGAGTAATCCAACATCCAGTCGTGCGTAACGGCACTAAACTCTGGTGCAGCACTTCTCTaatcagaggctgcagatttatcaacataaagtatctgtcctgctgccttcagatgctgcatgGATTTAATGTTCATTAAAGGAGAAGCAAGAGCttctcatacagtataaagcagctgcagatcacagatactgtaagaatcactcAAATTCATCAATACAGACTACTTTACTGACTTTCCTAGCATTAATGTCTTATATCTGCCTATTTGCCTCAAGTATTTTATTTGCTCTTGCTGACAAAATCTGATTGCACTGACATTGCACCAGAAACAGATATGGATCTGAGACATTATTTTCAGCTAAACTTCTAAGATCCAATTGCCACCAAATTATCAACATCTGGCTTTGCACTGCCTCATTTAAATGAACCTCCCACCTGTTTACCCCTCTTTTTCCACCTGTGCACTCTGTGTCATCTTCTGTGGCTTCTTGTGTTTAGAATTTGAGAAGTTTTGCTTCCTTTGTTCAATGAAAAGAGGGtttgtagaaaaacatttttatcttcCTCAAAGTAAGATACCAAAACTAAGCTAGTGTAttgtagggatgtgcagagatcacagtatttgtatttgtatctgtatttgttgaggcagcaaaattatttgtatctgtatttgtattcgagtAAACAtgaaaagaggcttaaaaatcctgtttttgtttttatgacacttttaattttagaaaatgaaagtgtttcaataagtgttcatgaataaactaccttacaaagagGTCCCCACAtggggtcttgaactggagtctcccacatcatagacgactgcgctgattactgagctaaaacttaactccttgcctcattgcagacagacctcaaCCTATTTAGACAGTCTGTAATGTGTaaggaggaacttcaaaggtgattcttgctttgcacttttcatctattgcctattttttacaacctaactttgtggaaaggagaaggggaacaacaggttatggagagtcccttgggatcACTTGACatctcagctttatctctggggaacacccccaacaaataatttttaaaatatttgtatgaaacaaatattcgtataaaactatttgtgctttgcagaataatgtaattgtattcaggcacacccctagtgtaTTGGCTCTGGTATAAAAACTAGATAATAGCCAGCCCCTCTGTGATGCCAGTCTGGAACAATTTCCTGTTGAAAAAGGGATGATATGATGACACTTCAGTGTAATTTGGGAGTAGAAGGGGTTCATGTTTCTGCGGCAGTTTTGCAGCTTATGAATGTGACACAGTCACAGAGaccaacataaaaaaacagtttataaCAAAACTTTGCAAGTGTGTTACAGGTCATGATAGTGAAGTTataatttattaacattaaacatcaaaataaatggacaaaaaaacatctggaaatCTACATAATATGATTTTGGCTGCAAAGTCCTCCATGGATGTTTCACACTGGCAGATACAGAGTGTGTACTGTGTTTAGACAGAATTCATACACTGACAGCACATTCAACAGTTAGCAGCTAACTGGAACACATGATCCCACAGACACCTGTGTTCAGTCTCAGCAGTCTTTCAACTCTCAGGTCTGTCCATGTCATCTGTGTTGAAGCTGAAAGGCTTATCGTAGCCCATCAGGTGGTTGTAGTCCTGAGGGATGGGGAACATGTCTGGGTTCACCAGCATGCTCGTCTTGTCGGCGTAGAAGGTGGTGAACATCTTGCTGACAGCTGGGATCCTGACCTGCCTCTGGTGGAACACAGTCCTTTTCTCTGTGAGGAAGACGCTGTAGGTGACGGCGGTGTAGGTGTCTGTGTCCGGGTTGTGGTACAGGCGGATCACGTAGCCCTTGGTGATGAAGTGGAGGAGGACGGGGGTGAGGAAGGTGAAGAAGCCGATGAAGCCACAGAAAGCAATCTGCAGGGCGAGGCTCTGGACTCCAAGTCCGGTCTTGAGGAGAATGTGGGGCATGAGGAAGAGACTGGCCCCACTGGTGCTATAAGAGAACATCTTCACCCCTGAGACAGCAGACAAAGAGAACTGAGTATTTACACATCAAGTAAATTTGATTATCAAAGAATTGTGATGTactgagtgacatgttttacagtgtaaaaacagTCAAGAGTTAGACACACTATTGAAGACACTGTTAATGAATTACTACTGAACACATATGTTTAGAATTTCGATACCActatttcttgttacttattgaCTGACATGTCTTTCTTTTAGGGGTGTAACTTTACATGTATTCATCCTGAACCATCACAGTGCGGACGATACAGTTCGACGCATGCAGTCATATGAAGAACACACTCCATGaaccaaacaattactgtcaaaatagtttaataatccacttaatCTGAcatgtggaacaataattcCAGTGCGAGTTCCACCCGTTTTGccagtgcaccacttagctaTAGCATGCTCATAGGTGTATGCTAGCCGGCTTAGCCAAGTTGCCTGGTTACCCTGTAGTGTCATTGCCATCAAAATGACAAACGTGAGACCCATAacacttttattaaaatatgctcttttatctctgtagtgaAACAGTACTGCAGCACAAATAAGGAAGCTgcttattaatactgaagcatcactgttagagcagcatgttactgatGTAGCTGCTGGTAGTGGAGCTAGTGTctactactttatatacagttagaccataaatcataatcatcatgtcagcaggtgtcctgactccttgcagaaaggttgttttccttttgcactgcagcaactaaactgtttcagtaatagttttggctaatgagccattgttggatgtttacattttttcaaaataaaagaccaaatgttgttttctacctttcttgttttttctactGTACCGAAATCGTATGGAACCgtgaattttgtgtactgtTACACCCCTACTTTCTATTAATATGCAAGAAAAATAATACATTCAGAACAATATATCAAAATACTTTTTCTTGAGCAACAACATTTACAACAGCTAAGTCACTAAAGAAACACAATAACTcccaaatgtcaaataaaacatatttctgatatttaaACACTGAAGTACAAAAACAATGTAGGACATAGAAAACAGTTCCTATCACTTATTCATCAGgtgtctgactgactgttgaCCTGAGTCTCAGCCAGTAAAACTACAGGAATTTCTCAGTTTTAGGGTTTGAGGTTCATTAActgttttagcttgttcataaaGGTTTCTTTTCGCCTAACAAGCGTGCTATGGCTATGTTAAACTAAACAGCAGCGGACAGGAGACTCTGCAGGTTTAGGCTTGTTGTGGtgttttgataaattactcttacTGGCTTTATAGTCACCATGGTTGTATTACTCTTACAGTAACAGGCGTGGTTGTCCTCAACTCAAGTTACGATACGTATGTTTCAACCTCGCACCGTTTCATTCCGCCACGGCTTCTTTGCTCTGCTGCAACTTGATAGCATGTTTCATGAGACTTCCTGCTAAATCTTTGCTCTGACTCTATTCAAGTAAGAGGATTAAAGGCTATGAAGTGATAAGGACTCACCTCGGACAGCGGTGCCCAGATTGCCGTTGTAAATCAGGTTCCCCTCCTCGGAGTGGCTCGTCGTAGAGAGACAACGGGATGACGGACATCCAGACTGCACCTGCTTGGAGACACACGACATAAATACGATGGAGTCAGCTGTTAGATGTCTTTACCAAAAACTAGACTGTCACAATGTCTTATAAGGTATTCAGCGGTACACATCAAATgactttcaaacatttttttttttgtggagagAAAACTAAGCATGCAGAAAATGATTACATCCAATATTTCCTCTCTATTGTTTTATTATACATGTTCCGGCTCAATGCATCAACAAACAGTGTAATCAACCTTTGCTCCAGGACAACAaactattgtttttattattgatttatctatTCAAAGCTCTTTGATTTTGAGTATGACGGGAGAAGTGAGTGCCCCaccacaatatacagtatacatacataataaattcatacataaacatataaataactAGTTTACCTGTGTGTGCTGCAGGATTCAAGTGTCACTGTAGTATAATACCATCTATAATAATGTCCATTTCTGATGACAGTggcacagctggatcagctgacTGCATCCGTTtgaaaacacctgcacatgattAAAAACCTGCACACTGCATTGATACTGCGTACAAATCAGTCCTGCTCAGACACACATGAACCATGTCTACTGGCAGAACGCCTATATTTGATTTATGAATTATTTGTGTCTGCCTTTATTGATATTCTGCTTGTAAATtgattatttaataacccagtCTATGATTAGAATGTCTTATAAACTGcatacattatttattcattcaaatgtGTTGCAGTCATAGGGAGTAGGGAAAGAGGGAATTGTATTAATATAACATGGATGTGGAACTATAGTTTATATCAAACTCATTTttgactgaatgaaaatgaaaatgtgcttCTCgctgaaagaaaacagactctcctcctctccatgaCTATAACATCGGCCATGATTGAGGTTAACTGGAGAgataacagatcatgaaaagaaaaaaacgaGTGGAACGAGCAGAGCTACACAGTCTGCTGACTCCCCTCGGTGCATTCAAGAAACGCCTGAAAACTCAGCTCTTCATCACCTCAACACTACTGTCTTGTTTATGGTATTTATTATGCACTTGTCTATTTCCAGTCATTTCTTACTTCAAtaacatacattatatatatattgtgattTAGTATCAGATCAGTCTTATCAGCCGCAGGGTCTAATCGATAACTGATTTCAGTATAGGGTGTGTCGTCCggtaaaagacttccgtgaAGACTGGTAAAGCCACTAAAGTGAGGAACGAGCAGCGATGAAATAAGGGACTTGGGGGACGTCCTGATTCCCTTAATTGATCGTTTGATCGATCAAAACACTTATTCCTGCTCTGAGGAGTGAGGAGCGACGATACACGAGAGCAATCTTTTACCAGCtgacacgcccccttattggatatcagttattgattggacacTGCTGCTGATCTGACTGATCTGATATGTCACAACATCActgagtggagacagattacagattaaatttaagtgtatcacTGCcaaattttattaattttttttttttctgattcatcatctaGTTAAAAATTGTGCATCTGTGTTAATTGCCAGTCtgatcaaaaaaacaaaaacaaaacataaacaactttcttcatttattagaaagtttcttcttttttaacttttattacggataaaattaaagtcagggagagactgtctgtcagcaagaaacactttttaaacacgtttatatttcacatcatttattgttatttccattcagtcacatgcgAGGCTGAAAATCCCTGAGCGTCGGGTTTGAAATGACTtatataatttccattttccctgaaaaaTGTAGCcttaataaatattttccagtgtttaaaaaaacaccctgatcatattctgggttgtTAAACAGGCTAAAGAGAGAACACTGCACCTTTATTAGGAAAGGACGTCTCGtttctctaaaaacatgtttcctctctgctaGCATCTCTAGTGGaagggactaagacgcaaggaaaagtGGCAAGTGAGGAAAATGTGGATGTAATTTATGGGACTTGGCAAcatgatgtatgtgtgtctgagagaCCGTCAGACATTAAGAGTCGATcccagagagacagagtgatcTTGCCGGCTAATGCTAATTTAGCTTGTGGCGACTATAATTTCAGAGGACATTAGCTGACTAGTCGTGTTTAACATGTACAATATGAGCTGCTGACCAGCGACACTGTGTATGTCTATGGGAGTTGAGACAAAGTGAGATGAGTTAAATACCGTGTATATGACGCGCAGAGAACTTCTGTCAGCACGCGGCAGTTCACCGCTCAGGCCTCTGAAACAGCACGCGGCACGCGGCACTACATGTCGCGAAGCCGCCACATGAAAGTGACTGAATGACTGAGAAACAGCACGCGCCCGCAACCTGCAAAGCAAATTCACTGAGAACATTTTCAGCCTGTTAGtgatcctgatcctgatcctCCAAGGTTGGAAATAACCAACTTCCGCTTCTGCTTCGACTGATTCTCAGCAGGCTGCATCTTTCACATGTTGCTGCCCTCTACAGACGAGGGTTAATAATGCTTCTAACCAAGTGTGCTCCcttcaatttatttttctgtgttgattAAGAAATTCATGTCTTTGCATTCCTAAAAACTGCAATACAGCATTGTCTTCATGTATCTAGACCGTAAATCTGAAATGAACACAGCATTTCTAATTACGTTTGTTAGACTAGACCATTTTTACGGATGCAAGATGACAAATTGTAATGTCTCATTTGGTAGGTTGATATAAATGCAGGAAACAACAAGGCAGATAGATATACGATAGATTTAAATTGGTAGAtttagatgtatttttaaatgtattttagtaTTGAGTCTGCCGGTCatccagcaggtggcagcacaCTGCTACATAAGAATGTTCTTTGACAGCATAAAACCACTAAATCCAGAGTTTTAAAGGCCTAATAATCCCTCCAGTTAGTCACTGCTCTCACAGTTAACACTGAACCATGTACTATAGTTTATATAGAGAGTTTATAGTTATATAGAGTGCAACAGAAGCCtaaaaggacgggttcacaatttttcaatttttgtcaggagcccaaatgaacattgaaacatgcttttcttgttgtaatcattcctcctgttcatactgaccattagaagatcccttcatgatgcacttacaatgtaagtgatggaggacaagatccacagtcctccttctgtgcaaaaatggatttaaaagtttatccgaagctaatatgaagcttcagtgtccaaatgagtcaaatcaagaagACATCTTTCAACATAAGCCTTTTTAGTagagtccctctttttgttactatacttccaccgcagctcaacagggaaacactgtccgaggaaacacaaagagggaatttgatgctaaaaagactgtaaatgtggcagatatccacttgatatgactaactcagactgctgaagcctcatcaacttttaaatgcattgttgcactaaatgactgtgtggacacactgtggattttggcccccatcacttacattaaaagcacattttaaggggatcttttaatagccattATGAACGggaggaaaacctctttgaCTGTTCATATGgtcacctgactgctgttttgagacacacttgaaaaactgtaaacCTTTAAGTTGGGCCTAATGGTGTTGTTAGTGGAAAGATTCAatagattcaagattcaagagagCTTTATTGTCATTCACTGCATCTCCAAATAGGTGCTGTGTCATGCagatacaataaaaacaacaatataaaagcaCCAATGTAAATCAGCGGTAAGAAGAAAGCCATGAAATTAAAGACAGTACCATTAAGATTAAAGTATCTGtatgaaaatatcaaaacttAAGTATCAATATACTTGGTCTCCATGCAAATTGGTCTTTGAGTActcaaatcaagtcaattttatttgtatagcccaatgtcacaaatcacaaatttgcctcaaagggctttacagtctgtgcAGCAATACATCATCCTGTctccttagaccctcgatttgTATaagaaaaactccctaaaaagagagagagaaggataaagGCATCATTCAAAGAGAAAGACATGAGGTGAGGTTGAACTCCTGCTGGATGgggaaccagatccaaaacctcAGGAAATGGCACCAACAGCCTGTGAAGCAGAACAAGTCCAGGATGGGTGCTGGTCCAGCAAGACATGCCTGAGAGACaagaggagacaggaggagaataaaaaaagagagagaaacacagctTGGATGCTCATGTGCttgtggaacaaacaaacagagggtTAGAGAAGCAATGATTATCAGAACAgttgcaataatcaataatcttgTCAGCAGGACAAGATTATTAGTAAATCCATTGAGCCAGAAACTGACCCACTGTGCAGTACAAGGTTATGAAGTGATCAATTAAAGGGTACTAATTGTAGGTTAAGGCAAAAAGTTAAAAGAGTTTTAAGTTAAGATTTAAAGGATTCAACAGAGTAGTTTTATATTGCACTCTGTACTTGTCCATGGGTGCATGCAGACAAGTGGCAGGTGACAGATATTCAAATACAACACTTTAGAATAGgcgaaaataacacattatacTGCATACAAAAAACTGCATGGCTTCTGCCCcaaactgcatgggattagcataaagtgggcatgtctgtaaaggggaaACTCATGGGGAACCATAGAAgccattttcattcacatatcttgaggtgagaggtcaaggggCCCCTCTGGCAATGCCAGATTTCCGTcgccaaaatttagcctaaaTATAAAGCATTATTTAGCCCCTTTCCCaacaagctagcatgacatggcTCATTCCAATGGATGTCTTAGGtcatctagtttcatatgataccacTATCTTCactagctttaaaactgagcctgCTACAGCCTCGTATACAGTCCTGCAGGTCTCAGAGTGTTTATAATTGAGAACATGCAGGTCCTCTACCATCCATCAGGGAGTGCTGCAGCACCGTCCGTACCCCTACTTCCCATGGCATtgcttccagcttctgaaaAAATAACTGGAAACACttaatgtctctctttttttttttagcatttataagccgTATAtgaacagttaataaatggtttctAACATACTGTAGTGTAGTTGTGGGCACCCATAAGTGgaggctgctgtataaacagacaATGACTGacaacacagcaaaacacagttgtaataatgtaaaaatgtcgTCAAGTTATAATTCTTGACACATTCTGtttattaataaacactttacaTGTCATTATATCTACTAATAACtacattatattgtgttataaatatttattcatgtttatttacagcttATAAATGCCAAATAGGGAGACTTCATGGACTCACACTACGTGTTACTGATAGAAAATCTTGACAAATATACTAGCACCCACAATTTATAAAAAAGCCTACTATCCATCCAgttgcacattttattttgaagatataaacatttatataagTGCTACAATTGATGTATGCCCTTTAGTTGATCATTTTGACCACTTACTGCACATGGCAGTAACTTAACTTTTATAAAAACCTCTCGACTTTTCAGGTAAAGGTAGGACTGTAACACTCCGAGGGTCATCTGTGGAGGCTTTTTCAGGTCATTCCGATATTTCTCAATAACATGTTTGCTGTCACTCACTGTTTAGACAGGTGATGgtggaggggaggacatttaCTGCTGCAGCAATGATGTCCATCTGATACACAAGTACACGCACCCACCGTGACAGGAGACAAAGGTTAGATTAAACGTGTCACCCTCTTGATAGGAGAGCGCTTTATTGACCATGATTTCTGCCAACACTTTGACCTTTGTGATACTATGTGACAAtgacaaatatgttttaaatttaaaggctcatatttatcaagaaaaaaacatcttaaaacatcTTGTACATGCACTGTAGAAGACTCTACCTGCTGgagttatatatttattgttttgggATCTGTTAACACTCTACCCAAATGTGTAAGAGTCACTTGTCAACACATAATGACTCACATTGATTCAAACACACATTGAGGCCTGTTGCTTTCTGAACATGGTTTAAAATAAGCAGGTTTAGTCACATTAGAGTTAATTTTAgttacttctgtttttttagctttatcTCGTGGTGACATTCAGTTACAGTTCTTTGTATAGCACACGTATTGCATCATTTCCTACTTGCACAAAACCACGTAGTATGTTGATGTCTTGTAtactaactgcaaaaacagtatACCATTAAGATAAGTAGCCTATATTGTATACATTGTGCTGTATACAGTTAGTATGTAGAATGAAATTGGAACACGGCGATGGTGTCAGCCATCAGCCGCTTCTTTAGAGAGGGGGCAGCGTGGGTGTAAGGgctttttgttgaaaaaaagaacaaacaaaactatttaATACCTTTATTATTGAAGGGGGTGGCATACAATTATGCTGCTTTTCACACAAACTTGGAAGACATATTGTTATAAAAAATAGAATTATATTGCAATTAGATGTCTTAAAaccttactgtgtgtgtgctcttgttTTTGCATGTCATGATGAATGTTCCTGTTTTTGCTCTGTAAAGTTGCAGAAACAGCAAACGTAGCAGCTAAGATTAACGACGGGAGAggtccaggtatcatcggataattcgtaattcatttgtaattcaaaacccccaaaactataaatctgttatttgtttcaaaacaaaaaacaaaaaaacgtttttggtgtcagaatcaaataacgaaaaaccaatcaaacccggcCCGTGTTTGGTTTTTGGCGATttgttttatcgttattcctttttggattgaatatcgaGCAGGTCTGCGAACATCAAGCCAATTCgtttttgcgtttgaaaccaaaaacggaagtcacgtgatttattccttttttgtttctcaAC of Thunnus thynnus chromosome 12, fThuThy2.1, whole genome shotgun sequence contains these proteins:
- the tmem70 gene encoding transmembrane protein 70, mitochondrial; the protein is MFSVNLLCRLRARAVSQSFSHFHVAASRHVVPRAACCFRGLSGELPRADRSSLRVIYTVQSGCPSSRCLSTTSHSEEGNLIYNGNLGTAVRGVKMFSYSTSGASLFLMPHILLKTGLGVQSLALQIAFCGFIGFFTFLTPVLLHFITKGYVIRLYHNPDTDTYTAVTYSVFLTEKRTVFHQRQVRIPAVSKMFTTFYADKTSMLVNPDMFPIPQDYNHLMGYDKPFSFNTDDMDRPES